GTTATGCTTTTCTCTGACAGAAGAGCTCATTGGTTTTAGTGGAGAGTTTTTTATTCTCTCAGTGTCAAAACAtttgacttttctttgctgttgcCTTCTCAAGGTGTGGTGACCTGGTTCTTAGTCCGGCACGGTGGCCCAAACCCCAGGGTCACTCGGTCCATATGCTCCTGACACAAACGTGGTGGACAGCAAATGGCATTTATTGAGGGGTCACACGGGTTTTTATAGCTTGGGCAGTCAGTGCCAAGCCAgaaactgcaatggggagtggggccagagaggaaagggcaaacagggatgggctgattcagaggaggaggaagggatgggCAATGGGAAGAAATCTAGATCAGGaaagaaggcaaaggaaaaagccaaggaaatgcttcGGGctgtttgggggtggctgccaggcagccctggctctgagtaacagcgtctgcagtgggacaggaaactcccagctcatgggaacaaactttctggctgactgcagaggccatgACAAacctgagtggtttccctggtgtcccccagccctctctggccccaggggctgatggcatttgtgctccctcaggttcatgtccccacaccaacagcatgggggtgctccccctgctctgtgcaatgcaaacaggggctcccgagccagtgctgccgtgtctgtgcctgcaaggatggggcacctgtgtgagctgggggagaggccagggctgcagaggggggatgttgttggcagctccatgaggacgctctgggacgctgccctgggctgtgcagcgcactggggatggatcagcccctgctctgctgctccttcccgtctgccccaggaCCCTTGCAtagccccagccatgctgtttgcccccagcctgcccacggccagcctggggctgctcatggggcttttctgtgctgagcatgggcctgggtgtgttcttgagagagcctgggtAAGGAGCccggagcccccaggccccgggctgaggcgtcagcactgccccagcagtgcccatggcctgtccctgctgcagccccggcactgccacccccagggctgtgcccggccccgagagcactcaggccctgcagcaacaccagggccatcagggcagcggggcagggccacggcagcagcactggcaacaccaagtgctgctgctgctgctgctgggcacagctgctgtgccagccctgatctgcccccagctctgcacacagacattgctgctgcagctccagagaaggcaacaaaaggggcATCTCTGGTGAAAACTGTGCTCGGAGAGCCTTTATTCTGTCTGAAGCCACTGAGAGTGCAGCtcctcattgacacagtctgaGGCCACCGTGATGgttgagagaaacaaaatgagaaatggcacaaacacTTACCTTACTTTGttgtaaataataaaatgctaAAACGAAAGACAAGAACATATCAATAACCAAACCCAAGTACTATCAAAGATGACTTTTATTACATGAGATTTGCAGAAATTGGCCAGAAGTTTAAAGTTTCTGTAACTGTCTATTCATCagtgtccacactgcagccttgagctcctggttcctcaggctgtagatgagggggttcagggctggaggcactaccgagtacagaactgacagggccagatccagagatggggaggagatggaggagggcTTCAGGTAGGAAAATGTGCCAGTGCTGAGAAACAGGgagaccacggccaggtgagggaggcaggtggaaaaggctttgtgccttccctgctcagaggggatcctcagcacagccctgaagatctgcacataggagaaaacaatgaacacaaaacagcctAAAGCTAAAGAGGCAGCAACCAATGAAATCCACATATTTCTGATGgtggagtgtgagcaggagaacttgaggatctggggcacctcacagaagaactggcccaggacattgccatggcacaggggcagggaaaatgtattggccatttgcagcagagcattgagaaagccactggcccaggcagctgctgccatgtgggcacaagctctgctgcccaggagggtcctgtagtgcaggggtttgcagatggacacgtagcggtcgtagcacatgatggtcaggagggaaaactctgctgacataaaaaaaagaaaaaagaaaagctgtgcagcacatcctgaataggagatgtccctggtgtgccagagggaattgtgcatggctttggggacagtggtgcagatggagcccaggtcgctgagggccaggttgagcaggaagaagaacatgggcgtgtgcaggtggtggccgcaggctatggcgctgatgatgaggccgttgcccaggagggcagccagggagatgcccagcaagaggcagaagtgcaggagctgcagctgccgcgtgtctgccagtgccagcaggaggaagtgcctgatggagctgctgttggacattccTTCACTCTGGCCATGGTGGACTGCTGAAACAAGACATTCACAAGCCATGACAAATTTCCTTCAGTCaattcttttgtattttgttgcACATTcactaaaaattacttttctttctttggggaaaTTTCACTtagttttggggggtttttttctaagttTGGGTTTGTGCTTCTGAGTTATTGCCTGATCTTCAGCATTACTCTCATCCTGAACACACTGGAGcccagagggaaaacagggTTCCCGGTGCCCCAGTGCAGTCAGACCTGCTGGTGTCACACAGGTGCCCTTTGATCAGTATACCTCCCTCTAGTTCAGCATGATTGCACTTCAAACATCCTTGAAAATAAAGTGGACATTTGAAGGTTCCAGTTTCTACGTCAACATCtctaaatttttctctttccttctggaGCTGGACAGGGAGGGATACCAAGGGTCGGTCTGGCTCTCTGCATCCTGGAGTTGTGCCTATtgggagctgtttctctctatccaagccttgtccctgccagtgctgcccgAGCCcaacccagccctgggggctcagctctgccctgcagacccctcccagcagaGGGACCTGCccaggggcatctccctggcagcaaAACCTTAAGGGCAggccagacaaacagagatgctgcaagccaaggtgctgctgctgctgtctgtagggaaaaggaggctgaggaggcgctttctgagggagatctgaggtccatctgctgatgcccaggctgacagtgcaggagtgtcagtgacacagccaaatctgacagcccctttcccttccctttgggagaaagctgagagcagccctggccatgctgcaccatctccagagcaggaggaatctgccctgatgggggtggctccttccacctccaacttctcccctgcagcgtccatggggagctgccaggcaggctgagagctgcccctggcaggtggcacatggcctgggctggccaagagccttgagggctgcaggagctgctctggaggacagccctgggcagccctggctgcagccccagcttcaccccctgcagccgtccctggcagcaggagccgtcctgccctgtccctctgaccgtgcccagggcagccccgctctgcagcacatcctcctcctccccctcctcctgtgccccagagaaactgggagagtcctcctgatacatcccccaggctgtggggtgtgctggcttcaggagatccctccaggagcacaggggacattgccctgcacccacacactcaccatgcacagggctgtgaagatctttccccaagtgaagtctcagctcaatgtcttcccaatcctgattgccttcagcctgtctctgcctggctcctgtcccctcagtgcctgcaggcagagccctcagccctgctgggctgggagaggagctggccctgggaagagctgttcctttaaagctcagcagcacagacacagcacaaggcctttaatgagcctcttggggatttggtgttgtttacatcagactcagtctCTGAGAGAGtgttcaaaaaacttctcaagaacacaaaattaaattgaaactcCAAAGTTTCTAAAAGTTTAATAAGTCTCGCTGAGAatgtgtccccaggttccagttagagcagaacactggaggcagtgatgacagctggggacaaacaaggcaaaggtgtctctggtgctgagcaaagctggatgtgtttgaggaatgcaaagggccaaggcctgagccccagcccctggccaggcagatgctgtccctccctccttgctcagggctcttgctggatgggcactggcatgtggggatgtgcaatggcaagggcaggagcatggggcggcccctgccaggctgctgagcagggacaaggaggtaatgaggccccaggcctgcaagggtcacttgtctcctgctcctgcctcagtgctttcctttttatggaaaagaatcctccctccttcccaggcacCCATTGTGGGAAAACAGGTCTCCCATACGACTAACCAGTATGATTAAACAGAAGCCATTAATTGTTTACATTATGCACTTATTTATACATTCTAACCCTACTGCATGCGCTGATCACACTCTTCTTCATTGGAGCCTCTCTCTTGTCCTTGTGTTCTCCACTCACTTCTCAGAGTATGTGATTGGTTACAGTTCAGGTGGTTCACAGCCCTCTGTTATCGAGTTCTTGCGGTCTTGGTATTCTGTTTCtcagtcttttctttcttcattaagCACAGTTTATGTCTTAGTAACCTTGGTGATTTCTAGAGGGCTCTGATAAGAACAACTACAAGCAACATGGCTCATGCACAGTGTGGCCCAAGTTGTTCAGATACATTGCTACAATTCCCCCTTGTTCTTCTTGCACCAGCCAAACccttttcactgtattttctacCAAGTGGGTCACCAATTTCACTATGCATGGAATAATACAAAGCAATATAATAATGACTACTAGTAATAACAAAGCTCCCTTTAAGGTATCTTTCAATCATCCAGTTATTCCCCATCCCTCAAACCATTCATCCAAGCCCAAATCATTCACAGTTAATTTCTTCATGTTGTCTTCTAGTTGTTTGAGTTTCCTGTGAATGGAAGAGAGTAAGTTCATAAAACACATTCCTTCAAAATTCTCACACCTGTGCCCATGTGCTAACAGCAAAAAGTCGatagcagctctattttgcagtGTGCCATGTCTAATACTATCTAAATCAGTGagcatttgatttaaaatagctgAACTTGTGTTCagtgtgggaatccacaaaatcagagggttttcgggaagctgcaaaaggcaggcctcagagacagcagaactgtgattagagctaagcagcagccatgagataggtcagcagaaaaattatttaaaaagtagaaaagcaaggagaaataGAACAACGGTCTGTGTCTAaacgcttgtctagaataactccctaagatacagaaaagtttttctggcaagatattaggaagtttgaagcttaataatggagctctgtgcattgtgttttaaagcttacaagcaggtattgtattcaaaatatgcAAGCATTGCTTTTACCAAAGGTACATGGGCTTATAGCGGTTGGATAGAACTgctgtcaatatgcttttgctttgtgggaTTGGtgaaaaaacttataaagtaagttgtactattaagttcttggtctgctgcttgggatgtgagctgctggcatcttcgCATTGTCACAACCATGTAATGGgactgatgctgaaaattaaaacagctcaaggcacgttccacagCAGTGCCTTTCCCGTTTGTGATTTATGCATAGCCCCTGGCTGTCTCTATACAGGAGAGACTGTGCAAAGTACTTTATGTTATTCGAATTTCATTAATTCTAATGTCATATATATTTCACGAATTCCTCTCAAAAAGAACCAAACCCCCCTGTCTTAAGGCACTTTCATAACAACATGTACACACACCTCAAAGAAAGACCTCCAATACTTGACCGGAATCCTGAATCTAAAATTGTTGAAGGGCCATAGCCTCTCATTATGTGGGTGACAGAATATGCTTGTGTTTCTACAGATACAGGACCCCGGTGGATTCCCAGAAGATTTGTCAGTCCCTACGTAGACCACAGATCTGAAGACGACCCCTCGAATGAACACAAAGTCAGCTCCCTCTCCCACCATGCCACAGAAGCAGCTTTCTCTTGgaggtgaagaaaaaagaaattcacatATCCAAACACTGTGGCAAGGACACTCATCACACGTAGATATATCCCACTGATAACGTCCATGTCAATCTCAAATGCAGACACAcccctcccttttccatccctctaCCAGTGAACCTTTATCCCTACCcccttcctctttcccctcttgAAACTactcctttttccctccctcaaACTTCCCtcaaaaaagagaagggagtTATTAGGAGGAGTTGGTAAGAACTATAGGGGGAACTTAAGAATATTTAATGATGTCTTAAAATAAGTCAACTAATGTGTGCTTTTACCATCCACAAGTGAAAACTACCCAGTCTGGAAAGAAGAAGTATGATTCTTCCTCGAACCCTCCAGGGCACCCTGCAGCAGTACCAGTGCCACCGTTGCCATCGTCTTTATCAGCGCCCTCATCCGTATCCAAGTGACCACCGGCTGGATCATCCCtcagccaaaacaaaacatctggGTCACTTTGGTGAAGTCATTAAAGCCAGACAATCTTTGCATGGCCATGGGAAGTGTGATGACATCTGCTCTAACATCCTGGTGGAAGTCCCCTGTCACCAAATGACTGCCTTACGTAGGTAAGAAGACCAACCCTGTGGACACCTGGGACAAATGGACGACAAACCTCCCACACCATGTCTCCacaggatttgcttttccaggcccaggatggtgttccgggccgtagcatgagacacagggtgggtctccagccatccagtggtggcctccaccatggtcagcacatAGCGCTTGCCTTGgagtgtctggggcagtgtgatggagtcaatctgccaggcctccccatacttgtacttggaccaccgcccaccgtaccagaggggcttcactcacttggcctgcttgatggcagcacacgtctcacagtcatggataacctgagaaatactgttcatggttagatccacccctcggtctcgtgcccacttataggtggcatccctgccctgatggcctgaggcatcatgggcccattgagctaggaataactctcctttatgCTGCCAATCTAAGTCTATCTTTGACACCATtatctttgcagcctgacctacctgctcattgttttggtgctcctcattggccctactcttggggacatgggcatctacatggcggacaTTCACAGATAGATTTTCTACCCAAGaggcaatgtctttccactcaccagcagcccagaTTGGTTTTCCTCTATGCTGCCAGTTAGCCTCTTTCCACCTTTCCAGCCAACCTGACAGAGCACAGGCAACCATCCAcaaatcagtataaaggtagagctttggccacttctctctttcagcaatgtccagggacAGCTGAACAGCCTTGAGTTCATCAAGTtgacttgatccaccttctccctCAGTAGTTGTGCAACCTGTCATgggggctccatacagctgctttccacttccagttcatccctacgatgcgacaggaacctgtcagtgaaaagagcatGGTGTGCTTCTCTGCTGATAGTGTTGTAGTGGGGCTTCTTTAGCCTTGTCACTTCTCTGGTTCTCTTCATCAgtgagaccaaagttttcacttcagccagtttgtaattatctccaaaatcccagggtgaTTCAGGTTCCCAATACAGGTGGCTGTGTGATAGGCAATCCATTTGCCCATGTGGGGTCAGTGGCATGTGGTAGTGGGAACCGTTCCTTTAAACATCCACCAGCACGTATTCAGGTGCCAGGAGGAGTGTGCTTCATGTCAGTCACAGTCTGAGGCCTTGGTTGCAGTAGGAGGCAGAATCTCTTTCGGGGTGTTTGTTATCTTGATAATCTCGCCAGACGGCTAGCACCAGGATTGCCAAAGGCTGCCAGGAGAGCCAGTCTGCGTAGTGGCAGTTCCACTCGGTCCGTCCACTGCTGCAGGCCTGTTCACTTGTTGCTGAAACTTTCGCTCAGGCTTCCATGGTGGAAACTTTCCTTCTCTGGTGAAGTGTAGATGGCTTCACCTCTGTAGCTTGGCTTGAAATCCATTCAAACCTCAGTCACCCAGGACACctttgccaaaggctccaggacagaccatggttcccagctgcagagtagagcacgttcttcacctctggtcctgtcctgacttggccaagggctactgcatgagcgATCTCTGCTTGATCtgggcaaaggcttgttgctgctcagggccccagtggaaaCTGTTCTTCTTGCAGGTCACCAGGTATAGAGGGTTCACAATCTGGATGTGCTTGGGAATGCGCAttctccaaaaacctatggcacccaggaaagcttgtgtttccttcttgtttGTTGGTGGAGATTTTGTGGTGTTCCTGTTGATGACCTCAGTGGGAATCTGATGCTATCTGTCTTGCCACTTTACACCCAGGTACTGGATCTTTTTCGGAAGGTCCTGTGATATTGCTTTCTTGATGGTGAAGCCAGCTTCCAGTAGAATCTGGATGATTTTAtctcctttctcaaacacttccatTGCTGTGTTCCCTCACACAATGATGTCCTCAATGCACTGCAAGTGCTCTACAGCCTCACCcttgtcgcagacatttcttcatagaaatcctttctttgggattttattggaatatgtatcccaatataaccagttagatggtgcccaggccagttctgaccttcgctgctgggccacaggcagcactgtggtgtttaaccgcagagataccttggctggcggcagagtgcagcggggcacaagacaggactccgttctcctcaggagagagcttctggcgatggtggagagaaagggaatggattctgctagaaggtagccagatgtttattccatgagtacagatacgtctgcactgggccactgctggtaacagaatgaagccgcatggtctcattcacattttaagctcaggacaggggaaggggaggggacaggtgagtcaccaaccaggtgaaggggcagggtctcaaggtactagggacacctatcacacgacgccttgctggtatgttagcctgattgacagggcacactcagcgaggggcgagggggaagggagaaggtaaaacaggatattgcaacacaccacaacaggatttctccccctagttttgtttaaaaagaagagggctgtgtttatggtgcagaatgattctactgaggcttccaggtcatccactggagcactgagggcttccaaatggtagacttcaggagggggagatgagtttgagattaacttgagaaccatgcgtctgattactccaaaaacaatgctaaaaactacaataactacaactaaaataaacagcactaaaattacagttttcagaatagatcccaaccagcccgagagtccccagccattgaaaagtccattcagctcgttgtcagtttctctgttgatgtctgagaacctttgtcaaggtagtccatatgtggtttgggctgcggtactatgtaggagattgcaggtgggatgatcacgagtaggacgagaagcaggctcggtctcatgacgtctcgaggctacacacaaacagtgggatctaaactggtacaaaaacttgagacaaacatatattacaaactattccagataggaggcttaaatggaatttcctccagagaacgtgcgcggcgttttcttctccaggcagcgtgagcaacctggggtgcttctgcagatttctctgagactttgggaacatagggctttacccatttggaaggaacccaccttaaaccagagggggtggacacacaggcgtatccacgtccccaagtaaccaatttgtaaggtcccaccattttccaagtctcagggtcctttactaaaactggaggtttttctttcatcaacctgtgactgttccccccaaagtggcgtaggatgggagggttcaggctgtcaaaagaacaattcagaaaatttattgtgaatagcgccctggataaccggatgtggggaggttctaccttcagaacctgttgttgctggtccaggacccttttaatatcacggtgagttctttctacaatggcttgacctgtaggggagtaggggatgccagttttgtgctctactccccattgctgcaggaagctcccgaattccttggatctataagcaggcccattatcagttttcagctccttggggatgcccatgaaagaaaaagcctgtaagaggtgcttaatagcatcaatagatgattctcctgtgtgggcagaagcatagaccgctccagaaaaggtatctacactaacatgaacatatttctgccgtccaaaagcctgtatgtgtgttacatctgtttgccacagttcacaactgttcagtccccttgggtttgctcccgtactcactgtagggagtgcatgttgttggcaatttgggcacgtggccacaatcgctttggcctgttctcgagtgatgttaaactggcgaaccaggccaggtgcattttggtggaaaagctggtggctgatttttgcctgttcaaaaacatttgggagagtggccatcactgcaggtgcagcaagagcatctgcccttctgttgccttcagcgataaaccctggcaagtcagtgtgtgacctgacatgcatcacataaaagggttgctctcggtgagtgactaactttaccagttttgagagcaattcaaaaagtgcaatgttagatacatcttgcagtattgcttgatctgctctggatactactcctgccacgtatgcagagtctgtaatcagattaaatggttctgagaacctttcaaaagccctaacaactgcagccaattcagcaacctgaggtgaaccttccacctcagcaatgtccgtctcccactgctgggtttgaggatctttccaagtcataacagacttgtgggacctcccggacgcatctgtaaagacagtcagagccctttttaaaggtctcctacttagagcagttcttaattttaaagtaaattgaacatcttgttcaaacaatttgcaagcgggccgtgctaccgaaaattgtcctgagtaggaatccagagcaaactgcaacacttcattttcttgaaacaattgttccagtattttcatagtattttgacctgattttaactcaactggaatgtgaatgcacttaaaatcacatcctgctaactccctgatccgggtccttgctttccggatcagttctgctatcagctcctgaggctttgtcagcctcttggaccttttgtgactgaggaaaacccattctatgatcaagagagagtccctctggtcccggtccttttttggtgtgtcctttgccttaggtgtttgtttttcctcccactggaaaataattccatggaggtgtggcaacttacctaggatgataaatttgaatggcagatcaggccggcatcggtgggcctgtcttgcggacattgcaatctgaaccttttctagagctttccgtgcctctggggtaatagacctaggagcacctgggtcctctccccctttcagtaaattgaaaagaggggcaaggtcttcattagtcagaccaagccatggtcttacccaattcaaagacccacacaacttgtggacatccgcaagggtcttgatctttggattgatttctagtttttgaggaacaatggtcctatttccaatttctaagcccaaatacttccaaggtggcatcttttgaattttctgttcctggagctcgaaccctgcaacaatcaatgcatcgatcgttaggtcaggcgcatgtgttagtaaatcatcactgggggcacacacaaggatatcatccatataatggtagatgatggccttctctgcggctgcacgaactggggaaagcagggaagagacataccactggcagatagctggagatacctttaggccctgaggaagaacggtccaatggtaccttttcataggagcttctgaattgatagaagggacagagaatgccaaacgcggtgcatcgtcagggtgcaatgggatttggaaaaaacaatctttaatatcaataacagctaatttccaatcttgaggaagcattgttggggatggcataccaggctggggagaacccatatcttcaattacattattaatttgtcgaaggtcacagagaagtcgccacctctttttgtcagctttttggatgacaaacactggagagttccatggggacatggtctccacaatgtggccctttcttagttgctcttgtactagttcttcaagcacttttattttttgtttactgagtggccactgtttcacatcaactggttcgtctgttttccacttaagtttttgagtggggcgctgttgtttaatgactgctgcacaaaaatgctgtggagagtctggaatattaattgtgacaccccactgggccattaaatctctccctaacaaaggttctgaataatctaacacaaatggacggatatttgccaattgtccgtttggaccctcgaattgaataatgcttttggattgccttgccaattgcagacctcctacacctcgaaggtgaccagcaacattttgtaaaggccagtgtgctggccagtcttgtactggaatcactgtgcagtctgcacctgtgtctacaagcattt
The DNA window shown above is from Zonotrichia leucophrys gambelii isolate GWCS_2022_RI unplaced genomic scaffold, RI_Zleu_2.0 Scaffold_282_67233, whole genome shotgun sequence and carries:
- the LOC135441412 gene encoding olfactory receptor 14J1-like; protein product: MSNSSSIRHFLLLALADTRQLQLLHFCLLLGISLAALLGNGLIISAIACGHHLHTPMFFFLLNLALSDLGSICTTVPKAMHNSLWHTRDISYSGCAAQLFFFLFFMSAEFSLLTIMCYDRYVSICKPLHYRTLLGSRACAHMAAAAWASGFLNALLQMANTFSLPLCHGNVLGQFFCEVPQILKFSCSHSTIRNMWISLVAASLALGCFVFIVFSYVQIFRAVLRIPSEQGRHKAFSTCLPHLAVVSLFLSTGTFSYLKPSSISSPSLDLALSVLYSVVPPALNPLIYSLRNQELKAAVWTLMNRQLQKL